From the genome of Candidatus Desulfarcum epimagneticum, one region includes:
- a CDS encoding conserved hypothetical protein (Evidence 4 : Unknown function but conserved in other organisms), protein MPSDPFFYEFIKKSVNKTRHTAGLEEALKPKTLLTLFVALCVAASAAWFFKSREDRRADPGFAGKRLIKGLDVNQIAQITLQAPDSHVELARGESAWTVKNRWDYPADFEKLTDFVKKLAGLKIGREFTGSDETLSRLSLLPPGQDGEKAPGRGTRAVFKNDSGDVMADLILGKTRSAQSGSGGHYVRLGEDSAVFLVDKSFRFLETDPAQWMDVRILDVPADEVERIDCFVRSKGKNRKRYSLKRPARGKPPELEGVAKSKKFQASKTDGIFKALAPLYIEDVADPGKKWGAAFDKKPFYAYRLYDGAVYTVRPGGPLSDQDERRYFKVEAAFPAPDKDATPDSARDAQRKKTAGGLSWTYVVSKWTADIFSPDPASYFEK, encoded by the coding sequence ATGCCGTCCGACCCATTTTTTTATGAGTTTATCAAAAAATCCGTCAACAAAACAAGACACACAGCCGGTTTGGAGGAAGCTTTGAAACCGAAAACATTATTGACTTTGTTTGTGGCGCTTTGCGTGGCCGCGTCGGCGGCCTGGTTTTTCAAGTCCCGGGAGGACCGGCGCGCGGACCCCGGTTTTGCGGGAAAACGTCTCATCAAGGGCCTGGATGTCAATCAAATCGCCCAAATCACCCTTCAGGCCCCCGATTCCCATGTGGAGCTGGCCCGGGGGGAATCCGCCTGGACGGTGAAAAACAGGTGGGACTATCCCGCGGATTTCGAAAAGCTCACCGATTTTGTGAAAAAACTGGCCGGCCTTAAGATCGGCCGGGAGTTCACCGGGTCCGACGAGACCCTTTCCCGGCTGAGCCTGCTTCCACCGGGACAAGACGGCGAAAAAGCGCCCGGGCGCGGAACCCGGGCGGTTTTTAAAAACGATTCGGGCGATGTCATGGCCGATTTGATCCTGGGAAAAACCCGGAGCGCCCAGTCGGGCTCGGGCGGGCATTATGTCCGCCTGGGGGAGGATTCCGCCGTTTTCCTGGTGGACAAAAGTTTCCGTTTCCTGGAAACGGACCCGGCCCAGTGGATGGACGTCCGGATACTGGATGTTCCCGCCGATGAGGTGGAAAGAATCGACTGTTTTGTCCGGTCAAAGGGAAAAAACCGGAAACGCTATTCCCTGAAAAGACCCGCCAGGGGAAAGCCCCCGGAGCTTGAGGGCGTCGCCAAAAGCAAAAAATTTCAGGCGTCGAAGACGGACGGGATATTCAAGGCCCTTGCCCCCCTTTACATCGAGGATGTGGCGGATCCCGGCAAAAAATGGGGCGCCGCGTTCGACAAAAAACCGTTTTACGCCTATCGCCTTTATGACGGCGCCGTTTACACCGTCCGGCCGGGCGGCCCCCTTTCGGATCAGGACGAACGGCGTTATTTCAAAGTTGAGGCGGCCTTCCCCGCGCCTGATAAAGACGCGACGCCGGACTCGGCCCGCGACGCGCAAAGGAAAAAAACAGCCGGCGGACTGTCGTGGACCTACGTGGTTTCCAAGTGGACCGCGGACATTTTTTCCCCTGACCCGGCGTCCTATTTTGAAAAATAG
- a CDS encoding exported hypothetical protein (Evidence 5 : Unknown function), with the protein MKRSIMVCLSVLFFSTGCTVSSVKQDMATKDQMKSAEAAIKMAEAMGPEVQAMQEYKDARKYYEMAQGEYATKAQGESVSEYVRNASDLKNKASENSKKAWDKIVMALKKAKGLPGASKAPADWPVGPAKTQESAMSKAAGDDRMKSLEKQHGKTDRILLYGNALNLFMDKKYDESLKLFQKYVNNYSDSLTDNARYWIGESFYMKGDYLAALESFNTVVTRYPDSNKIPDALFKIGMCRYNMNENDLAREAFKKVIREHSDSNGAKRARNFLSLKMD; encoded by the coding sequence ATGAAAAGAAGCATAATGGTTTGTCTGTCGGTTTTATTTTTTTCAACTGGGTGCACCGTGAGTTCCGTGAAGCAGGACATGGCCACCAAGGATCAAATGAAAAGCGCTGAGGCGGCCATTAAAATGGCCGAGGCCATGGGCCCCGAGGTGCAGGCCATGCAGGAGTATAAAGACGCCAGAAAGTATTACGAAATGGCCCAGGGTGAGTACGCGACCAAAGCCCAGGGCGAGTCGGTTTCCGAATATGTGCGGAACGCTTCGGATTTAAAGAACAAGGCGTCGGAAAATTCAAAGAAAGCCTGGGACAAAATCGTCATGGCGCTTAAAAAAGCAAAGGGCCTGCCGGGAGCCTCAAAGGCCCCCGCCGACTGGCCTGTGGGACCGGCGAAGACACAGGAAAGCGCCATGTCCAAAGCCGCCGGCGATGACCGCATGAAGAGTCTGGAAAAACAGCATGGAAAAACCGACCGGATTCTGCTCTACGGAAACGCCCTGAATCTTTTCATGGACAAAAAGTACGACGAATCTCTGAAACTGTTCCAAAAATATGTAAACAACTATTCAGACAGCCTGACGGACAACGCCCGCTACTGGATCGGCGAAAGCTTTTACATGAAAGGCGATTACCTGGCCGCGCTGGAGTCTTTCAACACGGTGGTGACCCGTTATCCGGACAGCAACAAGATTCCCGACGCCCTGTTTAAAATCGGCATGTGCCGCTACAACATGAATGAGAACGATCTGGCCCGGGAAGCTTTTAAAAAGGTCATCCGGGAGCATTCCGACTCCAACGGGGCCAAACGGGCGAGAAATTTTTTAAGCTTGAAGATGGACTGA
- a CDS encoding conserved hypothetical protein (Evidence 4 : Unknown function but conserved in other organisms) produces MRMKRTHVALDEKLVNDCIKATGIKTQRALIDHALRELLRHERRSGLLELKGGIRWDGNLDDWRRGRGL; encoded by the coding sequence ATGAGAATGAAACGAACCCATGTCGCGCTGGATGAAAAATTGGTGAATGATTGCATCAAGGCCACAGGGATTAAAACCCAAAGGGCCCTGATTGATCACGCTTTGCGCGAGTTGCTCCGGCATGAGAGGCGGTCCGGACTGCTCGAGCTGAAGGGCGGGATCCGTTGGGATGGCAATCTGGATGACTGGCGCCGGGGCCGCGGCTTATGA
- a CDS encoding hypothetical protein (Evidence 5 : Unknown function): MGALIICLSDAISLEVVEGIAKLKDELNPEIMRVVFKDSGFKDDVVKTNAVQILKQAGIVDVRSL; the protein is encoded by the coding sequence ATGGGAGCGCTGATCATCTGCCTGTCGGATGCCATCTCCCTTGAGGTGGTCGAAGGCATTGCCAAGCTGAAAGATGAACTCAATCCGGAAATCATGCGTGTGGTATTCAAGGACTCCGGTTTCAAAGATGACGTGGTTAAAACCAATGCGGTTCAGATTCTCAAACAGGCCGGCATTGTCGATGTGAGGAGCTTGTGA
- a CDS encoding 2-hydroxyacid dehydrogenase translates to MNHEKHEKTRKKKATTEHTENTEEGRMIPSGGEVLIYKTDDGQARVDVRLVNESLWMTQNDMALLFQCSADNISLHLKNIFDEGELSREATAEEFSAVRKEGSRAVRRKMLFYNLDAVISVGYRVKSLVATRFRIWATERLKEYIIKGFVMDDERLKNPPVAGSEAPDYFDEMLERIRDIRASERRMYLRVREIFKLAADYEPTLKETTTFFSIIQNKLHYAVTGLTAAELIQQRANHQLPNMGLTNWKSEAVRKTDVTTAKNYLKEDEIDGLNLIVGMWLDYAERQAKQRQQVFMKDWQEKLDAFLAFNEYNILQNAGNISKKQADYYARNEYEQFDYKRRAYIESQAEEEYIKDLEQAAKQLPVKRAEDKEIKSR, encoded by the coding sequence ATGAACCACGAAAAACACGAAAAGACACGAAAGAAGAAGGCAACCACGGAACACACAGAAAACACGGAAGAGGGAAGAATGATTCCGTCCGGCGGCGAAGTGTTGATCTATAAAACGGATGATGGACAGGCGAGAGTTGATGTGCGTCTGGTTAACGAGTCTTTGTGGATGACGCAAAATGATATGGCTCTGCTGTTTCAGTGTTCAGCGGACAACATCTCACTTCACCTGAAAAACATTTTTGATGAGGGGGAACTGAGCCGGGAGGCAACTGCCGAGGAATTCTCGGCAGTTCGAAAAGAAGGTTCCCGTGCGGTACGCCGTAAGATGCTTTTCTACAACCTGGATGCGGTGATTTCGGTTGGTTATCGAGTGAAAAGCCTGGTTGCAACCCGCTTCCGCATCTGGGCGACTGAGCGCTTGAAGGAATATATCATCAAAGGCTTTGTCATGGATGACGAACGTCTCAAAAACCCGCCTGTAGCCGGTTCGGAGGCGCCAGACTATTTCGATGAAATGCTGGAACGAATTCGGGATATTCGAGCCAGTGAACGGCGTATGTATCTTCGTGTTCGGGAAATTTTCAAGCTGGCGGCAGATTACGAACCGACGCTGAAGGAGACCACAACATTCTTCAGCATCATTCAGAACAAGCTTCATTATGCCGTTACCGGGCTGACGGCTGCGGAATTGATCCAACAACGGGCGAATCATCAACTCCCGAACATGGGACTAACCAATTGGAAGAGTGAAGCCGTTCGCAAGACCGATGTCACGACGGCGAAGAACTATCTTAAAGAGGATGAGATAGACGGACTGAACCTTATTGTAGGCATGTGGCTTGATTATGCAGAACGGCAAGCAAAACAACGGCAACAGGTTTTCATGAAAGACTGGCAGGAAAAATTGGACGCTTTTTTAGCGTTCAATGAATATAACATCCTGCAAAATGCCGGTAATATTTCAAAAAAACAGGCCGATTACTACGCCCGTAATGAATATGAACAATTCGACTACAAAAGGCGTGCTTATATAGAAAGTCAGGCAGAAGAAGAATACATAAAAGACTTGGAACAGGCCGCCAAACAGCTTCCTGTAAAAAGGGCTGAGGATAAAGAAATCAAATCCCGGTAA
- a CDS encoding putative transcriptional regulator, XRE family (Evidence 3 : Putative function from multiple computational evidences), whose amino-acid sequence MTIESEEFSERVKRTRSQLKLSQEDLAHSIGVSFATVNRWENGKTFPSKLALNQFNSFCAAQRELGRLDD is encoded by the coding sequence ATGACCATAGAATCGGAAGAATTTTCTGAGCGTGTAAAAAGAACGCGCAGTCAGTTAAAACTGAGTCAGGAAGACCTTGCCCATTCAATAGGGGTGAGCTTTGCTACTGTTAACCGATGGGAAAATGGGAAGACTTTTCCGTCTAAGCTGGCGCTTAACCAATTCAATTCATTTTGCGCCGCGCAGAGAGAACTGGGACGCCTGGATGACTAA
- a CDS encoding conserved hypothetical protein (Evidence 4 : Unknown function but conserved in other organisms) produces the protein MTNKPNNFSIKQWPEGERPREKLIQLGAELLTDAELLAILLRIGNEGASAIDMGRELIAKLGGIQGIDRAHAEEIMQIKGLGLAKTAQLKAAIEIGKRVRRLDVKPVSFDSAGAIARYCYPKFENKRHEQFLVFLLDGQNNLLGERIISEGIPTQSVVYTRKVMEEALRLSASAVAVVHNHPSGEVAPSPQDIETTQKMKQAAEVLEIILQDHIIIGRECYYSFMEHGNILD, from the coding sequence ATGACTAATAAGCCCAACAATTTTTCAATAAAGCAATGGCCCGAGGGAGAACGGCCCAGGGAAAAGCTGATTCAGCTTGGAGCAGAATTACTGACCGACGCGGAGTTATTGGCTATTTTACTGCGCATCGGCAATGAGGGGGCTTCTGCTATTGATATGGGCAGAGAACTTATAGCCAAATTGGGAGGCATTCAGGGGATTGATCGGGCACACGCTGAAGAAATCATGCAAATTAAGGGGCTGGGGTTGGCAAAAACGGCACAACTAAAAGCGGCTATCGAGATTGGTAAACGTGTCCGAAGGCTGGATGTGAAACCGGTTTCATTTGATTCGGCCGGCGCTATTGCCCGGTATTGTTATCCAAAGTTTGAAAATAAGCGGCATGAACAATTTTTGGTTTTTCTGCTTGATGGGCAAAACAATCTTTTAGGGGAACGGATTATTTCGGAGGGTATTCCGACGCAATCCGTTGTCTATACAAGGAAAGTTATGGAAGAAGCCTTGCGGCTATCCGCCAGCGCGGTTGCTGTGGTTCATAATCACCCTTCGGGAGAGGTGGCGCCATCACCACAGGATATCGAGACAACTCAAAAAATGAAGCAGGCGGCCGAGGTTTTGGAAATCATTCTTCAGGACCACATTATTATCGGGCGGGAATGCTATTACAGTTTTATGGAACACGGAAATATTTTGGATTAA
- a CDS encoding N-6 DNA methylase, with product MAGKKFKKADEVRIEGNKIFSPVRQKWLMLTPEEEVRQQYLTVLIDEYGYSLDQIDEEVNVTGRGSAQARADFIIWRTAQDKADQKAPFIIIECKADNVTIKPADYAQGENYARITDSPFFVTHNSRETKFWRVKKDKMPGYIEEIENIPHADASDKEIKELLSKLRVFKEKEFADLLHQCHNVIRNREKKDPAAAFDEIAKILFVKVWVARELNKKRKRKNLFNVDYLEEQLGDNPLDWLFQQTKQAYSTDKIFEDDEHINLKPATGTEIVRLLEKYNLSDTSEDIKGVAFERFLGRTFRGEIGQFFTPRSIVEFMVHMINPKEGDIVCDPASGSGGFLIRVFEMVREQILADADRQYNAFKEKLIKDKTLSEEEKALQLRKKFDEIQRTIDQRNEGSRMWKLSNRRIYGTDANDRMARTSKMNMIMHGDGHGGVHHHDGFLNVNGIFEGRFDIILTNPPFGANVEPSDKIAESEISVSPVAAKRYKDSYGELYEEAQARVKAAMNKSIASLFTLPKQTRKKGEIVYGKIKTEILFIERCLDLLKPGGRMGIVLPEGIYNNPSLAHVREFTENRAFLKAVVSLPQETFVSSGASVKCSLLFLQKHTEEQKQKFDETYAQAKTEIDDKYADEIDAETKRLETGIAKAKAEKDTEGRKKLQKGLKAYLKVTGEKKTAESRQLLKKRFDYPIFMYEAQKVGITATGEEDGNELYPQPNQPKGEKKTCLEWYREFLADPEAFAEAGGE from the coding sequence ATGGCAGGAAAAAAATTCAAAAAGGCGGACGAGGTTCGGATTGAGGGCAACAAAATTTTCAGTCCGGTACGTCAGAAATGGTTGATGTTGACGCCGGAAGAAGAGGTAAGGCAACAATATCTGACTGTCCTGATTGACGAATACGGCTATTCTTTGGATCAGATTGATGAGGAAGTTAATGTCACAGGCCGGGGCAGCGCTCAGGCGCGGGCAGACTTCATTATCTGGCGGACCGCTCAAGACAAGGCCGATCAGAAAGCGCCGTTTATTATCATTGAATGCAAGGCTGATAATGTGACGATCAAACCGGCGGACTATGCCCAGGGTGAAAACTATGCCCGTATTACCGATTCTCCCTTTTTTGTGACGCATAACTCGCGGGAAACCAAGTTCTGGCGTGTCAAAAAAGACAAAATGCCCGGTTATATCGAGGAGATTGAAAATATTCCCCATGCCGATGCGTCGGATAAAGAGATCAAAGAGCTGTTATCCAAGCTTCGGGTATTTAAAGAAAAGGAATTTGCCGACCTTCTGCACCAGTGCCATAACGTGATCCGCAACCGGGAAAAGAAAGATCCGGCCGCCGCGTTTGATGAAATAGCCAAAATTCTGTTTGTAAAGGTCTGGGTGGCACGGGAACTGAATAAAAAACGTAAACGAAAAAATCTGTTCAACGTTGATTATCTGGAGGAGCAGCTGGGCGATAATCCTTTGGACTGGTTGTTTCAACAGACCAAACAGGCCTATTCCACGGACAAGATCTTTGAGGATGACGAACACATCAACCTGAAACCTGCCACCGGAACGGAAATTGTTCGTCTGCTGGAAAAATACAATCTGTCCGACACCAGTGAAGATATCAAAGGGGTCGCGTTTGAGCGTTTTCTCGGACGCACCTTCCGGGGTGAGATCGGACAGTTTTTCACGCCGCGCTCAATCGTTGAATTCATGGTTCACATGATCAACCCCAAAGAGGGGGATATTGTCTGTGATCCTGCCAGCGGTTCCGGCGGCTTTCTTATTCGTGTTTTTGAAATGGTTCGGGAACAGATTCTGGCCGATGCAGACAGACAGTATAACGCGTTCAAGGAAAAACTGATCAAAGACAAAACACTGAGCGAAGAGGAGAAAGCTCTCCAATTACGCAAAAAATTTGATGAGATCCAAAGAACCATCGACCAGCGCAACGAAGGCTCGCGCATGTGGAAACTCTCCAACCGCCGCATCTATGGCACCGACGCCAATGACCGCATGGCCCGCACCAGCAAGATGAACATGATCATGCATGGAGACGGCCACGGCGGTGTGCATCACCATGACGGCTTTCTGAATGTAAACGGGATTTTTGAGGGGCGGTTCGATATTATTCTCACTAATCCGCCCTTCGGCGCCAATGTGGAGCCCAGTGACAAGATTGCCGAGAGCGAGATTTCCGTATCACCGGTAGCCGCCAAACGTTATAAAGATTCGTATGGGGAATTATACGAGGAAGCCCAGGCAAGAGTAAAGGCTGCCATGAATAAATCCATTGCTTCTCTCTTTACCTTGCCGAAGCAAACGCGCAAGAAGGGAGAAATTGTGTATGGAAAAATTAAAACCGAAATCCTTTTTATCGAACGGTGCCTGGATTTGCTCAAACCCGGCGGACGCATGGGCATTGTGCTGCCGGAAGGAATTTACAACAACCCCTCCCTGGCCCATGTTCGCGAATTTACGGAAAACCGGGCCTTTTTAAAAGCGGTGGTCAGCCTGCCCCAGGAAACTTTTGTCAGCTCCGGGGCCAGTGTCAAATGTTCTCTGCTTTTTCTGCAAAAGCACACGGAAGAACAGAAACAAAAGTTCGATGAGACCTATGCGCAAGCCAAAACGGAAATAGACGACAAATACGCCGATGAGATCGACGCAGAGACCAAACGCCTGGAAACCGGCATTGCCAAAGCCAAGGCGGAAAAGGATACCGAAGGACGCAAGAAGCTGCAAAAAGGGCTGAAAGCCTATCTCAAGGTGACGGGCGAGAAAAAGACAGCAGAATCCCGCCAGTTGCTCAAAAAGCGTTTCGACTACCCCATCTTTATGTACGAGGCTCAAAAGGTCGGCATCACCGCCACGGGTGAGGAAGATGGGAATGAACTTTATCCCCAGCCCAACCAGCCGAAGGGTGAAAAAAAGACCTGTCTGGAGTGGTATCGGGAGTTTCTGGCCGATCCTGAGGCTTTTGCCGAGGCTGGGGGGGAATAA
- a CDS encoding conserved hypothetical protein (Evidence 4 : Unknown function but conserved in other organisms) yields MTENAMILPKAFAVRFSQVKRWDPNSFHDIEWHWPASAMAAIGSVLKPRKEKVDRSANRFNDLMPVTIHFDGSIDPRKVSEDKEYTMELFWARPGDIVVSKIDLKNGAVAIIPDEWDKVVVTNHFAIYEPDMSQIIPQYFHMLIQAQFFKEHLWRNKVGAEGRKEVKLDFFEFLKIPIPPLPVQQKVVEYWEKAQKEVENGLKAQNELIHILNDYMIQQTRKYKLLQQSKLFSASFSHTPQWDVKAGRAAVFKEANPSFVRLGDYTEECAEMVKPWEYPDKLWPIYGVNNKDGVFLSTKQETARFNAAYKRIKKDWFFHNPTRANVGSLGIVPEVPDDAITSPEYQVWKLTGGFEPEFMDILLQTQYFLTLVSFNRVGGVKQRMYYANLAEIRLPMVSPDTQKEYIKRKAAIKANLKGAATHLIEVKKQVEKLILGILSVEDL; encoded by the coding sequence ATGACAGAAAACGCAATGATTCTGCCAAAAGCATTTGCAGTTCGATTTTCTCAAGTCAAACGATGGGATCCCAATAGCTTTCATGACATTGAGTGGCACTGGCCCGCTTCAGCAATGGCTGCGATAGGTTCAGTACTAAAACCGAGAAAAGAGAAAGTCGACCGTAGCGCTAATAGGTTCAATGATCTAATGCCTGTAACGATTCACTTTGACGGTTCAATTGACCCGCGTAAAGTCAGTGAAGACAAAGAATACACCATGGAGCTTTTTTGGGCGCGGCCTGGCGATATTGTCGTTTCTAAAATCGACCTAAAGAATGGCGCGGTTGCAATTATTCCAGACGAATGGGACAAGGTGGTTGTCACTAACCACTTTGCTATTTATGAGCCAGATATGAGCCAGATTATTCCGCAATATTTTCATATGTTAATTCAGGCTCAATTTTTTAAAGAACATCTCTGGCGAAATAAAGTCGGGGCTGAAGGACGAAAGGAAGTTAAGTTAGATTTCTTTGAGTTTTTAAAAATTCCAATTCCACCACTTCCAGTTCAACAGAAAGTCGTGGAGTATTGGGAGAAGGCACAAAAGGAAGTTGAAAATGGGTTAAAAGCACAGAACGAACTGATCCATATACTCAATGATTACATGATTCAGCAAACCCGCAAGTATAAATTATTACAACAATCAAAGCTATTCAGCGCCAGTTTTTCCCACACGCCGCAATGGGATGTCAAGGCGGGACGGGCAGCGGTATTTAAAGAGGCAAATCCCTCTTTTGTCCGTCTTGGCGATTATACGGAAGAATGCGCGGAAATGGTAAAACCGTGGGAGTATCCAGACAAACTGTGGCCGATTTACGGTGTTAACAACAAGGATGGTGTTTTCCTAAGCACAAAACAGGAAACAGCCAGGTTTAATGCAGCATACAAGCGTATTAAAAAAGACTGGTTTTTCCACAACCCGACCAGAGCGAATGTCGGGTCGTTGGGCATTGTTCCGGAGGTTCCTGATGATGCCATCACAAGTCCGGAATATCAGGTATGGAAATTAACAGGCGGCTTTGAGCCTGAATTCATGGATATACTTTTGCAAACCCAGTATTTCCTGACGCTCGTCAGCTTCAATCGCGTCGGTGGGGTCAAACAGCGGATGTATTACGCCAATCTGGCAGAAATCCGTCTTCCTATGGTCAGCCCAGATACTCAGAAAGAATATATTAAGCGCAAGGCGGCAATTAAGGCAAACCTTAAAGGGGCTGCCACTCACCTTATCGAAGTAAAAAAACAGGTTGAAAAACTCATCCTCGGAATCCTTTCAGTGGAGGACCTCTGA
- a CDS encoding Cell division protein Fic encodes MTAFNPKFTITNRMTAAITRIERARGFLEAARLSDDWVRDMGNKALIKEAHHTTHIEGARLTLDQAQRLWNGDAVPEADPDDTRELLNYRSAFEFVSDCLDSGDPITEGLIREIHRKLVEGVRGGKADPGNYRRIQNYVANSSTGEVIYTPPSAVDVPILMSDMVKWLNADLEIHPALISGIAQFQLVHIHPFLDGNGRASRLLSTLCLYKAGYDFKRLFTISEYYDRDRPTFYKSIQSARDNGIDMTGWLDYFITGLETQMIEVKERGEQIIRRDALAQKHSLNQRQAKALDLLMKRTSAHISEIEEICLGVTRRTLQRDMNGLMDLKLVRITGSARQSNYEFIK; translated from the coding sequence ATGACGGCATTTAATCCAAAATTCACCATTACCAACCGCATGACCGCCGCCATCACCCGGATTGAACGCGCGCGCGGCTTTCTGGAGGCGGCCCGATTATCCGATGACTGGGTGCGGGATATGGGAAACAAAGCCCTTATCAAAGAGGCCCACCATACCACTCATATTGAAGGCGCCCGATTAACACTGGATCAGGCTCAACGCCTGTGGAACGGTGACGCGGTCCCTGAAGCCGACCCGGATGACACCAGGGAGCTGCTGAATTACCGCTCGGCATTTGAATTCGTTTCCGATTGTCTGGACAGCGGCGATCCGATTACAGAAGGCTTAATCCGGGAAATACACCGCAAACTGGTGGAAGGCGTGCGAGGCGGCAAAGCGGATCCCGGCAACTATCGACGGATTCAAAACTATGTCGCCAATTCATCCACCGGCGAAGTGATTTACACGCCGCCTTCAGCGGTGGATGTTCCGATCTTGATGTCGGATATGGTCAAGTGGCTCAACGCTGACCTTGAAATACATCCGGCGCTGATCAGCGGCATCGCCCAGTTCCAGCTGGTCCATATTCATCCATTCCTTGATGGTAACGGACGCGCCTCACGTCTGCTGTCAACGCTTTGCCTTTACAAGGCAGGGTACGACTTCAAACGGCTGTTCACCATCAGCGAATACTATGACCGAGATCGACCGACTTTTTACAAATCCATCCAGAGCGCGCGCGACAATGGTATAGACATGACCGGCTGGCTCGACTACTTCATCACGGGCCTGGAAACCCAGATGATCGAAGTGAAAGAGCGTGGCGAACAGATCATCCGCCGCGACGCGCTGGCACAAAAGCACAGCCTGAATCAGCGGCAGGCAAAGGCGCTGGATTTATTAATGAAGAGAACTTCCGCGCATATTTCTGAAATTGAAGAAATCTGTCTGGGCGTCACCCGGCGAACATTACAAAGGGATATGAATGGATTGATGGATCTCAAACTTGTTCGCATCACAGGTTCAGCCCGTCAGTCAAACTATGAATTCATTAAATAG
- a CDS encoding conserved hypothetical protein (Evidence 4 : Unknown function but conserved in other organisms): MTEKSPSPCKKDPYKKIVRYYDTVVGPFNRTLRKIVLKTHPPEKGMRVFEPGCGTGANLALYQRAGCEAFGMDLSPAMAEAAGKKLGDQADIRIGDASRTPHPDGFFDISLAMLTLHEMPASVRLPVIREMARTLKPAGRALLVDFHPGPIEFPGGWIYKTVISFFETTAGREHFRNYRDFMARGALPPLIRKAGLRVEKERILGGGNLAVFCVKPA; encoded by the coding sequence ATGACTGAAAAATCCCCATCGCCCTGTAAAAAAGACCCGTACAAAAAAATCGTCAGATATTACGACACCGTTGTGGGACCGTTCAACCGGACGTTGCGGAAAATTGTGTTGAAAACCCATCCGCCTGAAAAAGGCATGCGGGTTTTTGAGCCGGGATGCGGCACAGGGGCCAATCTGGCGCTGTATCAAAGGGCCGGATGCGAGGCATTCGGGATGGATCTGTCCCCGGCCATGGCTGAGGCGGCCGGGAAAAAACTGGGGGACCAGGCCGACATCCGCATAGGAGACGCGTCCCGGACGCCTCACCCGGACGGATTTTTCGACATCTCGCTGGCCATGCTGACCCTGCACGAAATGCCCGCGTCGGTCCGCCTCCCCGTGATCCGCGAAATGGCCAGAACCCTGAAACCGGCCGGCCGGGCGCTTTTGGTGGATTTTCATCCCGGCCCCATTGAATTTCCCGGCGGCTGGATATATAAAACCGTGATTTCGTTTTTTGAGACCACGGCGGGCCGGGAGCATTTCAGAAATTACCGGGATTTCATGGCCAGGGGCGCGCTGCCCCCGCTGATCAGGAAAGCCGGTTTAAGGGTTGAAAAAGAGAGGATACTGGGGGGCGGCAACCTGGCGGTGTTTTGCGTCAAGCCCGCTTAA
- the doc gene encoding Toxin Doc, with product MRFLNLTEVLDIHRDQIARYGGASEIRDIELLKSAIGMPSATYGGEFLHTDIYEIAAAYLFHLVKNHPFLDGNKRVGAVAALIFLLLNGHDFEAPEDDFAEIVLSVASGEIDKAEVAAFIRRCSRAL from the coding sequence ATGCGTTTTCTGAATCTGACCGAGGTTCTGGATATCCACCGCGATCAGATCGCCCGTTACGGAGGCGCCTCCGAAATCCGGGATATTGAGTTGCTCAAATCGGCGATCGGCATGCCATCGGCCACCTATGGCGGTGAATTCCTTCACACCGATATTTACGAAATAGCCGCCGCCTATCTTTTCCATCTGGTTAAAAATCATCCCTTCCTCGACGGCAACAAGCGGGTCGGCGCGGTGGCCGCGCTGATTTTTCTACTGCTCAACGGCCACGACTTCGAAGCGCCGGAGGATGATTTTGCCGAAATCGTGTTGTCCGTCGCCTCCGGGGAGATAGACAAGGCCGAGGTGGCCGCGTTCATCCGACGCTGTAGCCGTGCGCTGTAG